One Spirochaetales bacterium DNA window includes the following coding sequences:
- a CDS encoding thiol-activated cytolysin family protein, with product MKTLKNIGIFLAIAAIGAAMTGCGVWDPPIANADSIDDNILNSMKPVQPAYTRDIMLRSYDSQDGDDAIYNFEVVRGYTNLSCFDPGTPIIWPGAILDGQSIVDGSYRPIIEDRAPLTITCTIGNTQESVSETIEHPTYSKVTNAFNRIVFRNGEVSVPAWFNYSSSSIYSYEHLLVELGINAHAGFSSIFGGIQGSLKERFDYSNTEIKTRLLVKFYQFYYSCNIDQPSKPSDLFDESVGWDDIDHQITDGIVPGYVASIKYGRMLLFFLQSSEEETTVRNAFEAALEIGYCGFTAGGKTELTVEQESVLNQSTIEIMVLGGHSHTAMPMTINTGDMAEWLTSDQNAYISTPVVPLCYEVDYLSDNTWMLLVMGASGQYRINDPDGSPPTPTDPPEQRTKVYSNPGTEYWTPPDNLAGDIITVTMVGGGGGGGGDYTGIAYGPHTGKGGKAGEKIEGETFSITMTDTLRIRIGSGGSAGIPGHTDPSSTVPATPGGNGEASAIYISGSGELIIQIAGGDGGHAATATESYDPDGKPAGFIDGIGDGGDANCPGGDGYVKITYMVNP from the coding sequence ATGAAAACATTAAAGAATATAGGTATATTTTTGGCCATCGCCGCCATCGGTGCGGCAATGACGGGATGCGGCGTCTGGGATCCGCCCATTGCCAATGCCGATTCGATCGACGACAATATTCTCAATTCGATGAAACCGGTCCAGCCGGCGTATACCCGTGATATCATGCTGAGAAGTTATGATTCCCAGGACGGCGACGATGCGATATACAACTTCGAAGTCGTCCGCGGTTATACGAACCTCTCGTGTTTCGATCCCGGAACCCCGATCATCTGGCCGGGGGCGATACTCGACGGGCAGAGCATCGTCGACGGTTCCTACAGGCCGATTATCGAAGACAGGGCCCCCCTTACCATCACCTGCACGATCGGCAATACACAAGAATCGGTATCGGAAACAATAGAACACCCCACCTATTCGAAGGTGACCAATGCCTTCAACAGAATTGTTTTCAGGAACGGGGAGGTATCGGTTCCCGCGTGGTTCAATTATTCTTCTTCTTCTATCTATTCATACGAGCATCTTCTCGTCGAACTCGGCATCAACGCGCACGCGGGGTTCAGCAGTATCTTCGGCGGGATTCAGGGTTCCCTGAAGGAAAGGTTCGATTATTCCAATACGGAAATAAAAACCAGACTGCTTGTCAAATTTTATCAGTTTTACTATTCATGCAATATCGACCAGCCCTCGAAACCGAGCGACCTTTTCGACGAATCGGTCGGATGGGACGACATCGACCACCAGATCACCGACGGGATCGTTCCCGGTTACGTCGCTTCGATCAAATACGGGAGAATGCTTCTTTTCTTTCTCCAGTCTTCGGAAGAAGAAACGACGGTGCGGAACGCCTTTGAAGCGGCGCTGGAAATAGGCTATTGCGGCTTCACCGCAGGGGGAAAGACGGAACTAACCGTCGAACAGGAGTCCGTTCTCAATCAGAGTACCATCGAAATCATGGTGCTCGGGGGTCACAGCCACACGGCAATGCCCATGACAATAAACACCGGCGATATGGCGGAATGGCTGACGAGCGATCAAAACGCCTATATAAGCACACCGGTCGTGCCTCTTTGCTATGAGGTCGATTACCTTTCCGACAACACATGGATGCTGCTTGTCATGGGGGCGAGCGGGCAGTACCGGATCAATGACCCGGATGGTTCACCCCCGACACCCACCGATCCGCCCGAACAACGCACTAAGGTATACAGCAATCCAGGCACCGAATACTGGACCCCGCCTGACAATCTTGCGGGCGACATCATCACCGTCACCATGGTCGGCGGCGGCGGAGGCGGCGGAGGTGACTATACAGGCATTGCATATGGACCTCATACCGGTAAAGGGGGAAAAGCGGGAGAAAAAATCGAGGGAGAAACATTTTCCATCACGATGACTGATACACTGCGTATCAGGATCGGCTCGGGCGGCTCGGCGGGAATCCCCGGCCATACGGATCCGAGTAGTACGGTGCCGGCAACGCCGGGAGGAAACGGCGAGGCATCGGCGATTTATATTTCGGGTTCGGGTGAACTAATAATACAGATCGCAGGCGGTGACGGCGGGCATGCCGCAACGGCCACAGAATCGTATGATCCCGACGGCAAACCGGCCGGATTCATCGACGGCATCGGCGACGGTGGCGACGCGAACTGTCCGGGAGGCGACGGGTATGTGAAAATCACCTATATGGTGAATCCGTAA
- a CDS encoding HPF/RaiA family ribosome-associated protein: MKVPLQLSFRNIGETREMEELVRKQAVKLDKYHNHITSCRVAVEMDQKHGMTANPYRVRIDITIPPGHEIAVVEKPKKGDSRVDPATMIRRAFKAARKQVHSTKLKQRGEVKTHPYNRVQGIVTVLYPDKGYGFIKNLEGQDIYFHRNSVVHNEFGRLSIGTGVRFSSELGEDGLQATSVHIEDKPGIHGGGRGGGHRYVD; encoded by the coding sequence ATGAAGGTACCGCTGCAATTATCGTTTCGCAATATCGGGGAAACCCGGGAAATGGAAGAGCTGGTGAGAAAACAGGCCGTGAAACTGGATAAATATCATAATCATATAACAAGCTGCCGTGTCGCCGTTGAAATGGATCAGAAACACGGAATGACAGCGAATCCTTACCGTGTGCGAATAGACATAACGATTCCTCCGGGTCATGAGATAGCGGTCGTGGAAAAACCGAAAAAGGGGGACTCCCGTGTCGATCCCGCGACCATGATTCGGCGCGCTTTCAAAGCGGCGCGAAAGCAGGTTCACTCGACAAAACTGAAACAGCGTGGAGAAGTGAAAACCCACCCTTATAATCGGGTACAGGGTATCGTGACGGTACTTTATCCGGATAAAGGATACGGCTTTATCAAAAATCTCGAAGGACAGGATATATATTTTCACAGAAACAGCGTCGTTCATAACGAATTCGGTCGGCTTTCGATAGGCACGGGTGTCAGATTTTCAAGCGAATTGGGCGAAGACGGTTTGCAGGCAACCAGTGTACATATCGAAGACAAGCCCGGGATTCACGGCGGCGGCCGGGGCGGGGGCCATCGGTACGTTGACTGA
- a CDS encoding glycoside hydrolase family 9 protein — protein sequence MDDPALPTLDVRLNSVGFPPDSPKMATVAKAASTFDILDAASKAVVHSGGITGPFSSGDTGETVYIADFSAFTDSGIYIMEVPGVGKSARFTIDADVYRTTFHTAMLGMYLWRSGTAVSGSHNGTTFSHSASHLNDGYLTYITGANVIRDGTGGWYDAGDYGKYTVNAGITVGMMFKAWEHFKTILEPVTLSIPETGGTLPDYLDEIKWELDFIIKMQYTDGTYRVCHKLTPLNFSGFVMPQNDTSNRYFAPYSSAATADFVAMLAQAARIYQPYDAAFAASCLQKAEESCTWLDANPGNHEADLSAFSTGGYQTDDADDRLWAAAELWETTGESGYLDDVETRIGNKSPKIDSQFDWPSVGNLGMLTYYFSERGGKAAALTEAIGTSLLDVADDLAAAAGSNAYGRPMGSSYYWGCNGTVARQALILRAAYMVSSDRVYLDTALDAISHLLGRNCYGRSYVTGVGYHPPKYPHDRRSGADSIDDPWPGYLVGGGHTATGWVDEQASYETNEIAVNWNGALIYALAGFLSGS from the coding sequence ATGGACGATCCGGCTCTCCCCACCCTCGATGTTCGACTCAATTCAGTCGGATTTCCACCGGACAGTCCCAAAATGGCGACGGTCGCGAAGGCGGCCTCAACGTTCGACATCCTCGACGCCGCAAGCAAAGCGGTCGTTCATTCCGGCGGCATCACCGGTCCCTTTTCAAGCGGTGATACGGGAGAAACGGTCTATATCGCAGATTTTTCCGCCTTTACCGATTCAGGCATATATATTATGGAGGTTCCCGGCGTCGGAAAATCGGCCCGTTTTACGATCGATGCCGATGTTTACCGCACGACCTTTCATACGGCGATGCTGGGCATGTATCTCTGGCGTTCGGGCACCGCCGTTTCGGGAAGTCATAACGGGACAACCTTTTCCCATTCCGCTTCGCACCTCAATGACGGCTATCTTACCTATATCACCGGCGCTAATGTCATACGGGACGGGACGGGCGGCTGGTACGATGCGGGCGACTACGGGAAATATACGGTCAACGCCGGTATTACCGTGGGGATGATGTTCAAGGCATGGGAGCACTTCAAGACAATTCTCGAACCGGTAACGCTTTCCATCCCTGAGACAGGGGGCACTCTTCCCGATTATCTGGACGAAATCAAATGGGAACTCGATTTTATCATCAAGATGCAGTATACCGACGGGACATACCGTGTATGCCACAAACTCACCCCCCTAAACTTTTCAGGTTTCGTGATGCCGCAAAACGACACATCGAACCGTTACTTCGCACCCTATTCGAGTGCGGCAACGGCGGATTTCGTTGCGATGCTCGCCCAGGCCGCGCGTATTTATCAACCGTATGATGCGGCTTTTGCCGCGAGTTGTCTCCAGAAGGCGGAAGAAAGCTGCACATGGCTGGATGCGAACCCGGGGAATCACGAAGCCGATCTTTCGGCCTTTTCAACGGGCGGCTATCAGACGGACGATGCGGACGACCGCCTATGGGCCGCCGCCGAATTGTGGGAGACGACCGGTGAATCCGGTTACCTTGACGATGTTGAGACGCGTATTGGAAATAAATCACCGAAAATCGACAGCCAATTCGACTGGCCCTCGGTCGGCAACCTCGGGATGCTTACCTATTATTTTTCCGAGCGGGGTGGAAAAGCTGCGGCTTTGACGGAAGCGATCGGGACGAGTCTTCTCGATGTTGCGGACGATCTGGCCGCGGCCGCCGGCTCCAATGCCTATGGCAGACCGATGGGTTCTTCCTATTATTGGGGATGCAATGGCACGGTCGCGCGGCAGGCGCTTATCCTTCGGGCCGCATACATGGTCTCTTCCGATCGGGTATATCTCGATACGGCCCTCGATGCGATATCCCATCTTCTGGGAAGAAACTGTTACGGGCGGTCATATGTGACGGGGGTGGGATATCATCCGCCGAAGTATCCCCACGACAGACGATCCGGTGCGGATTCGATAGATGACCCGTGGCCCGGCTATCTTGTGGGCGGCGGTCATACGGCAACAGGTTGGGTCGATGAACAGGCCAGCTACGAGACGAACGAAATCGCCGTCAACTGGAACGGCGCGCTTATCTACGCCCTTGCCGGTTTTCTCTCCGGTTCATAG
- a CDS encoding sigma-70 family RNA polymerase sigma factor, whose amino-acid sequence MEFSGDFIKRLRKKEKAAFEELYTRTWPALLNFIRFKVRNGHSTPEDILSEVYLRAIEYSHTLSSNVMGWLYRIARSKVVDHYRKKKRAQKLIRVETVAAGQREILNSIANAPEAETIESENALILRIGFSRLPGQYREALEAKYVREESVAAIAAAMGKTEKAVENILYRGRKLLEEQVAKTAKEKIYRYGKGGKEYGTSKPQ is encoded by the coding sequence ATGGAGTTTTCGGGTGACTTTATAAAACGGCTGCGAAAGAAGGAGAAGGCGGCATTCGAAGAACTCTACACAAGAACATGGCCGGCCCTCCTCAATTTCATACGGTTCAAGGTGCGCAATGGCCACAGTACGCCGGAGGACATTCTTTCCGAAGTCTATCTGAGGGCAATCGAATATTCGCATACGCTGAGCAGCAATGTCATGGGGTGGCTTTACCGTATCGCCCGTTCGAAGGTTGTCGACCACTACAGGAAAAAAAAACGCGCGCAGAAACTCATCAGGGTCGAGACGGTAGCGGCCGGGCAGAGGGAGATCCTCAACAGCATTGCCAACGCGCCGGAAGCGGAGACGATCGAGAGTGAAAACGCGCTTATCCTTAGAATAGGATTTTCACGGCTGCCCGGGCAGTATCGTGAGGCCCTTGAAGCGAAATATGTAAGGGAAGAGAGTGTGGCGGCGATTGCCGCCGCTATGGGCAAGACGGAAAAAGCGGTGGAGAACATTCTCTATCGAGGACGAAAATTACTGGAAGAACAGGTCGCTAAAACGGCAAAGGAGAAAATCTACCGTTACGGCAAAGGAGGTAAAGAGTATGGGACATCAAAACCTCAGTGA
- a CDS encoding single-stranded DNA-binding protein, with protein sequence MKDGTDAIPADVSREFSKAAGALHLSSPVAYIYNPLEYAWEPHEAYMNRYAGGGKRVLFMGMNPGPWGMVQNGIPFGDTVSVKEWLHIEGHVDQPRTTHPKRPVLGFACGRREQSGKRLWGLVSERFRNAEIFFKSHFVGNYCPLAFFDTDGKNITPDKLCKKDRESLFDLCDFFLKKTILTLRPCYIIGIGVFAEKRIRDSLGKDDFFKKGGYIIGGILHPSPASPKANAGWAGKVVRKLKDMGVWE encoded by the coding sequence GTGAAAGACGGGACGGACGCCATCCCTGCCGATGTAAGCAGGGAATTCTCCAAAGCGGCGGGCGCTTTGCACCTTTCTTCTCCCGTCGCTTATATCTATAATCCCCTTGAATACGCATGGGAACCCCATGAGGCATACATGAACCGGTACGCCGGCGGCGGGAAGCGAGTCCTGTTCATGGGTATGAATCCCGGTCCGTGGGGAATGGTTCAAAACGGGATTCCTTTCGGGGATACGGTATCGGTCAAAGAATGGCTTCATATCGAAGGTCATGTCGATCAGCCCCGGACAACACACCCGAAGCGGCCTGTTCTGGGTTTCGCCTGCGGACGCCGGGAACAAAGCGGCAAACGTCTCTGGGGTTTGGTAAGCGAACGCTTTCGGAACGCGGAAATCTTTTTTAAAAGCCATTTTGTGGGGAATTATTGTCCCCTGGCATTTTTTGATACGGATGGGAAAAACATTACACCGGACAAGCTGTGTAAAAAGGACCGCGAGTCCCTGTTCGATCTTTGCGATTTTTTCTTGAAAAAGACCATTCTTACACTCCGGCCTTGTTATATTATCGGCATTGGCGTATTTGCTGAAAAAAGGATCAGGGACAGCCTCGGAAAGGATGATTTTTTCAAAAAGGGCGGATATATAATCGGCGGTATTCTTCATCCGAGTCCCGCGAGCCCTAAAGCCAACGCCGGCTGGGCCGGTAAGGTTGTCCGGAAACTCAAGGACATGGGGGTGTGGGAGTGA
- a CDS encoding YbhB/YbcL family Raf kinase inhibitor-like protein, with protein MTLTSSAFTDSARIPSRYTCDGDDVNPPLSVADVPSGAKSLALIVDDPDAPAGTWVHWVVYDIPVISRIGENSVPGKQGRNNLGKLDYGGPCPPAGTHRYYFRLYALDFSPDKREGLTKKELMNVMSGHILGKAELMGVYSRR; from the coding sequence ATGACATTGACAAGCAGCGCTTTCACCGATTCGGCGCGTATTCCGTCACGTTATACATGTGACGGCGATGATGTGAATCCGCCATTGTCCGTCGCAGACGTTCCTTCGGGAGCAAAAAGCCTCGCCCTTATCGTGGATGATCCCGACGCGCCCGCGGGGACGTGGGTTCACTGGGTGGTCTACGATATTCCGGTCATAAGCAGGATCGGAGAAAACAGCGTTCCGGGAAAACAGGGGAGGAACAATTTAGGCAAACTCGATTACGGCGGACCGTGTCCCCCCGCCGGGACCCACCGCTACTATTTCAGGCTGTACGCCCTTGATTTTTCGCCGGACAAACGGGAGGGGCTTACAAAAAAGGAACTCATGAACGTAATGAGCGGTCATATCCTCGGCAAGGCGGAATTGATGGGAGTATATTCCAGACGGTGA
- a CDS encoding ATP-dependent DNA helicase RecQ — protein METEAIIQTEDPVVSCARERFSIPYLYPYQRCAIANILEGVHQIVILPTGGGKSLCYQLPSLLLEGPTLVIMPLLSLIADQKRSMGEKGIPAGVITGEQSMVERADIFKKAGEGSIPIILTTPEAALSSKIIKQLSRLAISHLVIDEAHCVSEWGESFRPSYLDLSRLIKHLRDPLVTAFTATAAETVIQKIKTILFSDTPVVTVMANPDRPNISYRVIPVLSRNHAITRLAKTENRPVIIFTRSRKGAERTARMLRQRMAEDGIFFYHAGLNREERKDVEEWFLRSENGILCSTSAYGMGVDKPDIRTVIHADIPPSVEAYLQESGRAGRDGGSAEAILLYGEEDIRFTGTITDEVRKKRFERILSYARNDSHCRRAYLLSLLDYTLDDLCSGCDVCHSDVVREYEGERLILAFFNRNKRRYTLREARQLLAGIKTYEVVQKNLDFAYGYGLLSEWHTDDIEEAIELLVTANKLYIPQRGFWKRRITIRSPMKNDRRS, from the coding sequence ATGGAAACAGAAGCAATCATCCAGACAGAAGACCCGGTCGTCTCCTGCGCGCGGGAACGTTTTTCCATTCCCTATCTGTATCCCTATCAGCGCTGTGCGATCGCCAATATTCTCGAAGGCGTACACCAGATCGTTATCCTGCCCACCGGAGGAGGAAAATCTCTCTGTTACCAGCTGCCGTCACTCCTGCTCGAAGGTCCGACACTTGTCATCATGCCCCTCCTCTCGCTGATCGCCGACCAGAAGCGAAGTATGGGTGAAAAGGGAATTCCCGCCGGGGTGATAACGGGAGAACAATCGATGGTCGAGCGAGCGGATATTTTTAAAAAGGCCGGGGAAGGTTCGATCCCCATCATCCTGACCACCCCCGAGGCGGCCCTTTCATCGAAAATCATCAAGCAGCTGTCCCGTCTTGCCATATCACACCTCGTGATCGACGAAGCGCACTGCGTAAGCGAGTGGGGGGAAAGTTTCAGACCTTCATACCTCGACCTCTCCCGCCTGATCAAACATCTCCGCGATCCCCTCGTCACCGCGTTTACCGCGACCGCCGCAGAGACCGTCATTCAAAAAATAAAAACCATCCTCTTTTCCGATACACCGGTGGTCACGGTTATGGCTAATCCGGACAGACCGAATATTTCCTACCGGGTAATACCTGTTCTCAGCAGAAACCACGCGATTACCCGGCTTGCCAAAACCGAAAACCGGCCGGTCATCATTTTTACGAGAAGCAGAAAAGGAGCGGAACGGACCGCCCGTATGCTCAGACAGCGAATGGCGGAAGACGGCATCTTTTTCTATCATGCCGGCCTGAACAGGGAAGAACGTAAGGATGTGGAGGAGTGGTTTCTCCGTTCGGAGAACGGGATCCTCTGTTCCACATCTGCCTACGGAATGGGGGTGGATAAACCCGATATCCGTACCGTGATACATGCCGATATTCCCCCTTCCGTCGAAGCCTACCTTCAGGAGTCCGGAAGGGCGGGAAGGGACGGAGGTTCGGCGGAAGCGATCCTCCTCTACGGAGAGGAAGACATCCGTTTTACCGGCACGATTACGGATGAAGTGCGAAAAAAACGGTTCGAGAGAATCCTTTCATATGCCAGAAACGACTCGCATTGCAGACGTGCATACCTTTTGTCGCTTTTGGATTATACCCTTGACGATCTCTGCTCAGGCTGTGATGTCTGTCACAGCGATGTTGTCCGGGAATATGAAGGAGAACGGCTGATTCTTGCGTTTTTCAACAGAAATAAACGGAGGTATACATTACGCGAGGCGCGCCAGTTGCTTGCGGGAATAAAAACATATGAGGTGGTGCAGAAAAACCTCGATTTTGCATATGGGTACGGCCTTCTTTCCGAATGGCATACCGATGATATCGAAGAGGCGATCGAACTGCTCGTCACCGCAAATAAACTATACATACCGCAGCGGGGGTTCTGGAAACGGAGGATCACTATCCGGTCTCCAATGAAGAACGATCGAAGGTCCTGA